A window from Manis javanica isolate MJ-LG chromosome 10, MJ_LKY, whole genome shotgun sequence encodes these proteins:
- the LOC108407705 gene encoding olfactory receptor 6C2-like: protein MKNHSAITFILLGLTDDPRLQVFLSVFLFLTYIFTVAGNLIIVLLTLVDSHLKTPMYFFLRNFSILEIIFTTVCVPRFLYSLTTGDRRVTYNACFIQLFFIILIGAAEFFLLTAMSYDRYVAICKPLHYTTIMSDRVCTILVLLCWLIGLIVILPPLSLGVQLDFCNSYLVDHFACDASPLLKIICSDTQFIEQLALVMAVLTLICTLVCVIVSYIYIIRTILRLPSAQQKQKAFSTCSSHMIVVSITYGSCIFIYMKPAKEGVAMNKVVSLLNTSVIPLMNPFIYTLRNKQVKQAFKDSIKKMAFLSKI from the coding sequence ATGAAAAATCATTCTGCAATAACATTCATCCTACTTGGATTAACAGATGACCCACGACTAcaggtttttctttcagtatttctgtTTCTCACCTACATTTTCACTGTTGCTGGAAATCTCATCATTGTGCTCCTCACTCTGGTGGACTCTCACCTTAAAactcccatgtactttttccttcgGAATTTCTCCATCttggaaataatatttacaaCTGTCTGTGTTCCTCGATTCCTGTATAGCCTGACAACTGGGGACAGAAGGGTTACCTATAATGCTTGCTTCATCCAATTATTTTTTATCATCCTAATTGGGGCAGCAGAATTTTTCCTCCTAActgccatgtcctatgaccgctacgtggccatctgcaagcccctGCACTACACCACCATCATGAGTGACAGGGTTTGCACCATTCTTGTCCTTTTGTGTTGGCTGATTGGGTTAATTGTCATACTCCCCCCACTTAGCCTAGGAGTTCAGCTGGATTTCTGTAACTCTTATCTCGTTGACCATTTTGCCTGTGATGCATCTCCTCTTCTGAAGATCATATGCTCGGACACTCAATTTATAGAGCAGCTTGCCCTCGTGATGGCTGTGCTGACCCTCATTTGTACATTAGTGTGTGTAATTGTGTCCTACATATACATTATTAGGACTATTTTAAGACTCCCTTCAGCTCAGCAAAAACAAAAGGCTTTCTCCACCTGTTCTTCCCACATGATTGTAGTTTCCATCACCTATGGAAGTTGCATcttcatttatatgaaaccaGCAAAGGAAGGCGTGGCCATGAATAAGGTGGTGTCATTGCTCAACACGTCAGTCATCCCTCTGATGAACCCTTTCATTTATACTCTGCGGAACAAGCAAGTCAAACAAGCCTTCAAGGACTCAATAAAAAAGATGGCATTTCTTTCAAAGATTTAG